In the genome of Andrena cerasifolii isolate SP2316 chromosome 5, iyAndCera1_principal, whole genome shotgun sequence, one region contains:
- the LOC143369251 gene encoding uncharacterized protein LOC143369251 — translation MTGWRMQPTASALGVIAIVSVMITATASGAESGSLEHSINPTSVDEEDRRLQEDEKVANGTLSGDWTTPTFPIPRNDTASELTLPIPSPRVPIDFSLANVSRVDPEADREPQGDQSDSLSAPMALNDVHDPVGLEQRLSEQSGAGSKVQDTSKDYLPSTQPSRAESSSSAGPWDGQPLDAKRRDELNYVQVDDEGLTIVVEHGNAEADGFVLEKHGADSPGITVTSIREAIATEEETRPIEQKNVEDIRAISFQVPSPGDESDGRQQANRHRGDEEAGKLAESRKDHSRPVNNLLLGGGKSTKAFYEIKPSIKTEMENDRDQQPPSSTQRSLAGRKFVLPSVDSAFGKFGPYFEDGDQEINITARIGSTMLLDCKIGMLSDKKVTWLQQHSKDSFRLLTVDRIPYSVDQRISLNFRYPSNWRLQIQYASPRDSGLYKCQVATHPPLVKKINVIVTAPELTITDDSGRVVPKERHLKAGSALKLRCEARDVLESLKESVIWTRGDETLTDDVSENRTTEISAGMEVLVIVSTLIVERASPRHAGNYSCEVPGKAKTTIAVHVLNGELPAAVHDGNGVSRAFLNLWLIHLTMSYVFSR, via the exons ATGACCGGCTGGAGAATGCAGCCGACCGCATCGGCGCTCGGCGTCATCGCCATTGTCTCCGTCATGATCACTGCCACGGCGTCAG GAGCGGAGAGCGGCTCCCTCGAGCACAGCATCAATCCTACCTCAGTCGACGAGGAGGATCGACGCCTCCAGGAGGACGAGAAGGTCGCGAACGGGACCTTGAGCGGCGACTGGACCACTCCGACGTTCCCAATCCCCAGAAACGACACTGCCAGCGAGCTGACGTTACCCATACCCTCTCCCCGCGTTCCCATTGACTTTAGCCTGGCGAACGTGTCGCGCGTGGACCCAGAGGCGGACCGAGAGCCTCAGGGGGATCAGAGCGACTCCCTGTCGGCCCCCATGGCACTGAACGATGTTCACGACCCAGTGGGGTTGGAGCAGAGGCTGTCGGAGCAGAGCGGCGCCGGGAGCAAGGTGCAGGACACGAGCAAGGATTACCTGCCGTCGACTCAGCCGAGTCGAGCGGAGAGCTCGTCGAGCGCTGGTCCCTGGGACGGTCAGCCGCTCGACGCGAAGAGGAGGGACGAGTTGAACTACGTCCAGGTGGACGACGAGGGACTTACGATCGTTGTGGAGCACGGGAACGCGGAGGCGGACGGTTTCGTGCTGGAGAAGCACGGCGCGGACTCTCCGGGCATCACGGTGACATCGATCAGGGAGGCGATCGCGACGGAGGAGGAGACGAGGCCGATCGAGCAGAAAAACGTGGAGGACATCAGGGCAATCTCGTTCCAAGTGCCGTCGCCCGGCGACGAATCGGACGGCCGGCAGCAGGCGAATAGACACCGGGGGGACGAGGAGGCGGGGAAACTTGCCGAGTCGAGGAAAGATCATTCCAGGCCGGTGAACAATCTCCTGCTGGGCGGCGGCAAGTCCACGAAAGCGTTCTACGAGATAAAGCCCTCGATCAAGACCGAGATGGAGAACGATCGCGATCAACAGCCACCGAGCAGCACGCAGAGGAGCCTGGCTGGCAGGAAATTCGTGCTGCCCAGCGTCGACAGCGCCTTCGGCAAGTTCGGGCCCTACTTCGAGGACGGCGATCAGGAGATTAACATCACTGCCAGGATCGGGAGCACCATGCTCCTGGATTGCAAGATCGGCATGCTTAGCGACAAGAAG GTGACGTGGCTGCAGCAACACAGCAAGGATTCGTTTCGGCTGCTCACCGTTGACAGGATACCGTACAGCGTGGACCAGAGGATCAGCTTGAACTTCAG GTATCCGAGCAATTGGAGATTACAGATACAGTACGCGTCCCCGAGGGACTCTGGCCTGTACAAGTGCCAAGTTGCGACGCATCCGCCGCTGGTTAAAAAGATTAACGTCATCGTCACGG CGCCGGAGTTGACAATAACGGACGATTCCGGGCGAGTAGTGCCTAAGGAGAGACACCTGAAGGCGGGGAGCGCTCTCAAGCTCAGGTGCGAGGCCAGGGACGTGCTCGAGTCCCTCAAGGAGTCTGTCATTTGGACCAGGGGAGATGAAACGCTCACCGACGACGTCAG CGAGAACAGGACGACGGAGATCTCAGCTGGCATGGAGGTCCTGGTGATAGTCAGCACCCTGATCGTCGAGAGGGCCAGCCCGAGGCACGCTGGCAACTACAGCTGCGAGGTACCCGGAAAGGCCAAGACCACCATCGCGGTGCACGTTCTCAACG